One Nocardiopsis gilva YIM 90087 genomic window, CACGTCCACGTCGGCGAGTTCGGCGGCGGGGTAGGTCACCACGTCCCAGCCGCGCTGGGCCGCGGCCCGCAGGATGCCCTCCTCATCCGCCTTGAGGTCGACGGTGGCCACCGCCCGCACCGATTCCGGGGCCAGCCCCGCGTCGGCGAGCACCTGGTCGATGAGGCCGCCCACCTCGTCGGCGCTCACCCCGCGGGCCGAGCCGACGCCGATGACCAGTGAGCGGGGCCGGTAGACGACGGTCGGCGGCCCATCGTCGGCCCGGCCGTCGTCGCGCTGGTCGCTCACCCGGATCACGGCGGCGACCGCCTCCAGCGGCGTTCGCGCGGAGACGGAGACATTGTCCGGGAGGGGCGGGAGCGGCCAGGCCTCCGCGCCCTCCAGCCGGACGGGCTCGCCGGAGAGGACCGCGGCGCCGACGGCGGCGAGCGGCCCGTGATCGGCGATCGTGAACCCGAGCTCATCGCCATAGGAGTCGAGCGGCGTGGTGCGCGCGCTGTCGCTGGCTGTGGTGATGACGGGTCGGCAGCCGAGGACGCCCGCGGCGCGTTCGGCCAGCTCGTTGCCGCCGTGGTGGCCGCCGAGGACCGCGACGGCGTGCTCCCAGGATTCGTCGACGCAGACCACGGGC contains:
- a CDS encoding cobalt-precorrin 5A hydrolase; translation: MRDIGVIAVTARGRAAAERLAAAWPGTVRTITAERPAEALRTAFTECGAVLSFLAVGATVRVLAPLLGDKTTDPPVVCVDESWEHAVAVLGGHHGGNELAERAAGVLGCRPVITTASDSARTTPLDSYGDELGFTIADHGPLAAVGAAVLSGEPVRLEGAEAWPLPPLPDNVSVSARTPLEAVAAVIRVSDQRDDGRADDGPPTVVYRPRSLVIGVGSARGVSADEVGGLIDQVLADAGLAPESVRAVATVDLKADEEGILRAAAQRGWDVVTYPAAELADVDVPNPSEVVRAEVGTASVAEAAALHGAAGAGRGAELVAAKRKSANATAAVARVRPRAAWPSWAWGPAPAT